The Cannabis sativa cultivar Pink pepper isolate KNU-18-1 chromosome 8, ASM2916894v1, whole genome shotgun sequence genomic interval AAGTTTCATTCTGATTCGATTCTAAAGTTTTCTTTTCAGTCTCCATCTTGATGACATACAGAGTTTTTTCTGGGACTTCACCATTCTTGGATTCTGTAGGCTCAGCTATTCTGACTTCATTATTAGTTTCGAGGGGAGAAGCATTTTTCTTTAAGCTCCCTTGCTGCTTTCTGTTTAAGCTTACAACACTTTTTTTTGGAGAGGTTTTATTGGGCAATGAAACTTTTGGTGATGCTAGTCCTTTTTTTGGAGCCACTGTACTCCCAGTTCTCTTGCCAATTCTTGTCTCTCCATTTCCGTTTAATCTTCCTGAGGATTCTGGAGAAGACAATGGCTTCACTGCAACAGAATTCAAATTTGGAGAAGTTTGATTCTTACCAGAAAAGCTTTTTGGCTTAGCTTTTGTTGTTGAAGATTTCTTTGAAGACAGTTCCAGCTTTTCAGTAGAAGCTGAAAGCTTTTGCTTCATAGTTTTCGGGGTATCATGTGTTCGCGGTTTTGAAGGTAATGCAGATGCAGCTTCATGTTTGACCGAAGATGGTTTCTTCCTCTCATCAGTCTTGACAACATTCAGGCTATCAAGTGATCTCGTCAATGCCTTTCGGTTAGAAATGTTGCCATCCTTAGGCGAAAAAGTTCTAGAACCAGGAGAGTTCTTGAGTTTCACTGTGGTAGAGTTCCTTTTCGCTGAAGAATCAGCAGCAGTTTCTATTGAACGTCGACTAGCACTAAGTTTCGCAGCAAGTCTTTTCGGTATAGGATACCTTGCCAACTCCTCTGCTTCATGTTTCTTCCCAAATTTACAAAAATCATGACAAGAACCAGTAGAAGCTCTTAGATAATGAGGAACCAACTTTTCTTTCTTCCCTATAGGTGGGGTGATGCTCTCCTCAGCCATCACAAAGGAGCAATTTATGTCAAGCTTACTTTCAGAACAAGAAAACCTGAAACCAATCAAAACTAGCTTATGATATTGACCAAAAAGAATAATAGTAGACACACTTAACATCCAATCAAATTGAACATTATTATTTACTTTTCTTATGAGGGATATAAGGAATAGAAAAAGAAACTTGTCAAAGCAGCTATGACAATGGAAAGTCAAATGCAAAATTGATGGGGATACAATTACAAAACAAAAAGTTAAGCATATTATTGACTGAAAACTAAAAGggcaaaaaattattaaaaaaatatatagtggTTTCCAAAGGAGGTAAATTTTCCTTATGCCAAATTTTGCAAAAAAGGGAGTTTCTGAGTAGTGATGtataataataaagataaataaaGAAAAGGTGTTCCTGCTTCTGAAGTTTAAATTTAGTGAAAATGTTATTTcttttgaataaaataaatcatcctcatcacataaacaaaaaaaaaaaataacaagaaattcTGATGACTAATGATGACAGAATTACACCTTTTGCCATAAAATAAGGATTTTTTAATAGAAAGACATAATGAACAAGATGAAACCAATAAAGAAAACAGAGAAAAGGAAACTGAAATCATCGCCTCAAATCTAAGAAATCGAAAAACGTTTATATTAAATGAAACTTTGAGATCAACTAATGTATCGATTAATTTGATATTTCAAGATATATACCTATATATGCATTAACCTCAATAGTAATCAAAGATCTCtagtattaaaatttttaagccTTGACAGATCaaaacacacacaaaatcaaagtTGATGTTAGATAACTGAgaatctttatttaattaaaattaataatcagAAGAGAACTGAGAATAAGTTCCCATAATAATGAAATTCGTTAGATTCAtctcagaaaaagaaaaagaaaaagaaaaactttaaTGTAAGCAAATTCATGTTGAAACAATAATAAAGCTAGGAAGTATAAACAGATTTACACTATAAAGATCTTAACTTGATGCAAAACCCATATCAGAAAAATCGAAAATgcaaacgaaaaataaaaaataaaaattactaacACCACATTTGATAGCAAAGCGTCGTCACTACGCTACCTTTCGAACAATAACAATGTCACAAGAAAAACTAAGACGAACCCAACAAATCATATAAAGAAGTTGAGCAAAAACACCAGCTCAAGAGAAGCTTTCTTTCGAACCCATTTGTGAAAAGGGAATAAAGAGCAAAACCCACATCTCAGAACTCAGTTTGTGAagattaaaaactaaaaaagtgAAACTTTAATAGAGGGTGTGCTGTGCTGTGAATGAATGAGATAAATATTATCAGAAAGCGCGTACCTTTTTCCTTTTAACGAAGTCTTGTATGATAAGCGTGGTTAACCAGAAAGCGAAGATAaaggaaagaaaagaaagaagaggTAATATGAATGAGAGACGTTCGAGGAGAGGAGATGAGATGGAGAAGAAGACGGTGGAGAGAGTTGAGTAAGAGGGCCACAcctactttttcttttctacatattattttgtttttgttgaaaAATATTGAGTttcagagagagaaagagagagatcgTGCAAGCAAGCATTAACAGTTTTGGAGGTTTTTCTGGTCCGAAGGGCTTTTCCTTTGCTCTCTCTTCTAGAGTTTGGCGTTTTGTTTGTTACAATAAGAAtcctttatattattataaaacaaaacaaatatcaTTTTCAACACGTGTGGGCCCCTCATTCGTATccaattttttttgaactaattattttttttattgtgagtAAGTACAGATTTGTAAGCTAAAAATGGTATAATCATGTATAAAtatcttcttttcttttggtttttttgttttgaaaagataaagattacatttttaaaattttgatatgtgATAAAGATTACATATTTGAAAAAGAATGTGTAATATTTCGGGAatgtctttttattttttttattttggggttAAAATATTGAAATTCCAATATTGGAATATTTGAGAAAATGTGACATCCAaggaaaatatcaattttttgaaaatataaacatactctaaattttaaaaatttgtgtaTCCTTCCTTCATAGAATAAtcaagattctttctttcaaaaaattccATTCTTTGAACAAGGAAAACATTGACCATATGCATTTCACTAACCATTTCTTGTCTTAATAAGGGAAATAAGGAATCATCTTCATTTATGTTaatcattattttaattttttttttataaaaaaacttaatattattttttgaaatgaaaatcTTGTGTTATACTATTACTATACAGTCAATCCTTCCTTCTATAGTCACATTTTAAACATGTGAAATAGAAAAGTTTGGTAAATAATTTGGGGtacatttattgttattatacaTAGTTTTGAATCTGAATGGTTAGGAGGGGGTTTATTGAAAAAGATGTTTCACGCCATATTAAAAGGTCAACTAAAATTTTAggttttccctttttttttgttgaacaaTTTCAAATGATTGCCTTATCTCTAAATACTAAAATGTGGAATTTCTTaccaattttaaataataatgaaaaattattggCGAAAAAAAACTTAAACGAGATTGGTTGGTTCAACTAaaacaatttatttttcttaaataacaAATCTTTGATCcccattatttttaatatattataaatgtaaaatatttttaccaccaaaattgaCTTGATATATATGTGGtatgatttttttcttaaaatgaaaaaaatgtaCAATAGTGAAAATGCATGAGTACCCAAATATATATACTGCttacaaattttaatatataattaatagacTGGTCAGccatttcttttaaaaattaggccatgtatttttgtatttgaaaaaaaaaagtaggtgATATATGGTCCTCATGATTATTCTTTTTCATGAAtgactttattaaaaaaaacagagagaagATGAAAGTTGAAGAAGAAAATACGTCTAATAATATcaacaatattaataaatgaTGAAAATATGCATTAAAAAAATGCATTTGGCAGAGTAGTTTTGaagttatcttttaaattttattttttctaaataaaaaaaggGTTTTATTTGTATAGAAAACTTGCCATTATGAACAACCATGAATATATTTAAAAGCATGGGCCATTTTCTAATAATAAGTTACAACTAATCTAGACATTTTTGTTCTTTCGGCTTGGCAATTAATCGACCTAGGATTTGAATTTcaaaagttaaatatttttttttgtaagaaaaatatttaactcataATTGGGATTCTTTTCCCCTTTCCATCATTATTACatttaatatatacatgtaGAAAGAAaccatattgtttttaaaatttagtataaaaaataattatatgaaatAGAAATACTTTGGTTGAGATAAACATTAGCAATGGTATGGGGTAATTCTCCTTTTTaggggctttttcatttttatactttaaaatatatattttttttttgcatttttacggaattaggcatagaaacccctattgcaactaccgctgcaacctaaattgcaacaaaaaaatcgtacagaaactcctattgcaactatcGCTGTTGctacaaccactttagaaacccgaaccgtaaatttgaaaaaaaaaattaaaaaataatatatatagagtAATTCCCCTTTTATAATTTAGGTTGTGATTTAAATTGCAGAATTAAATTTATTCGTGTTTCATGCATTTttgtataaatgtaaaaaaaaaattacttttataacttagttatttaagatcatttaaataactaattattaccaatatttttttaaccAATTAGTTgttctaaattgattttttttaatcaatgtttatatacatttttttttgtgtcGGCTATAGTTATTGCTGTTGACTTTATAATAAGCCTATTTCATTGGAGCATTACAGAAACTTAAAATATTtccttttcaataaaaaaaagcaCAAACTTGATATATACCACCAAgaacatttaaatatattaatagacAAATTCCATTTCACAAGTCTTCTTTAAAACAGAAGGAATGGAATACtttttattgttatatatatatatatatatatatatataggtttaattttgtaCTTGAAAGAAAGATACAAAGAACATTTATAATTGGTAATCAAAGTAAGATGATTAAGCTTAAgcctataaaataaaaatatttatgttattgttttggGGGACTTCAAAAAACACATTTTCATTCCATAtaataagtatatattaaataaatatataatttggcTATTTGTGACCTACAAAACTCACAAGCCAAGAAAAAAGATGTCATGACATAATTAGAAGACATGATATGAAAATCACACTACAAAAAGTCTTTAAGAGAAGAGAGAGGTCTTTTTTGGGGTTCCTTCGTGGGGGAAAAGTGTTAAGAGATAACGTCTCTTTAATTATACACCAATCCATCATGACATGAGATGAGATGACCCATAATTCAGCAACAAAAAAGTTGGTGCCTGCCTTTAATTGGTTTGCAATTGCattccttatatatatatattagattttAGACCATCAAGCCTTCatttctttattaataaaaacaagAAGATAAATATGAAGATAGACTACGTGAACGCATGCTCTACATCTATTTATCCATAACCATAatataatatcatatatatagcttatagacatatatatatatatatttttgaagtggggaattttttttttttgacaaaagtgGGGAATTTACTTTAGTCCTAGTTTTTATTTGTGTATTTACTAAttgttttaacttttttttttcacgtgGGAAAAAGTGAACAAGTTTTGCCCTATTTTTCATTGCTCAATATAGATAATAGTAATACAATAAGGAAAATTTATATAGTATACTAATTTTTACtatttcttttataaaaatattgtcaggcggtattttttacttttttactgtgtttttttataagtttcatattaCAGTATAcgtgttaagtttttactggtgtttttagttattccactgttgttttgagttgttctgttttgtgttttactagttttataaaaacacagtatttttgaaaacttttccgtgtgacagtacttttgtaaaaattaacccaaattttagtatttttgtaagtttacGTACAATAATCTTTTGGAAACCTTTTACGAAGATAAGACCAAAATAAAAGTCAAATGAATACTGAAGTGATAAACCAATaataataactcaaaattattgtAACAAGTAGTTATTTATAAAGAGcacctaaatttttttaaaaatttaaaataattatggtatcaaaaataaaatttaaataatttattgcatataaaaaaagattgtcacatgtataattaaatatttaaatattattttcgacattataattacattaaatttttttgaaatttttttagatggatctaaataaataaaacacacacgaatataaataaaaaattagactaatttttttcttataaatattaaactagATTAGAGTTTACCGAAACACCCCGGAGTGTACTATAAACtttccaaaaatattttgtatatatatataaaattttaaataaatattttgtatatttcaaaatgaaataatttaagttttttatttgataatgagGGTCGCAGAAACTAAATGCCCTAACATATTAAATTGACAAAGTTATATGGGCAACTGGCATTACTAATCTCAGGTGgccattcaaaaaaataaaaataaagtattagTGGTAAGTGACAAGAAATGCAATAGAAAAATCACCTTggattctctttctctctttataATCAATAATCACATGCATGGATTAgtagtattattattagtatggGTAGTACAATTCTACTTTTGTATATGTTAGTTGAACACAAAAAAGTTGTATTTATGTTTATAATCAATAAATGCATATACATCATGCATGTATTAGTAGTATTTGAAAATAAGTTTTGTACAATTGTTTACTATTTtctataagataaaataattaagcgtctaataaaaatatttgaatcttctatttaatattgtaaattatttaagattttttaaaaatttataaataatcctAAATACTATCCAttctaaaaaaatgaaataagtacatacacattattttttgtaaaaaaaaattatattttaatttttttaatatttttataattttttatagaaacaacacaaaaataataagaaaactacatacaaataacatcaaaacaatatcaaaaaataacatatatataacaaaaaattaacaaaatacaacataaaaaaactgCATTTTATTTTCCGTAAATaatcccaaaaaaaattaaactagatGTCGAAAGAGTGCTACTAGAATCTCTTCCACCAAGGTACTTTTCCTTAGCTTTGGGCTTAAACCCAAGAAGCCGGCCCATGTAAGGGTGGTGGgcccatatatataaatatagttgGTAGGAGGGCTTAGTTACAAGGTGACCCTCCAACCAAAAGTAGGTCTTTTTATGGGCCATGAATGATAAATATGAATCTCAAGTCTCAACCTTCCTCTCACTGTTATTCTACTTCAATTTTCTTCTCTGCTACAATTGTCAACTGTAATAACTAGTACTACTGCTGCTCGATcttccttttatttttctttaaaatttatcCCAAAATTAACCGACAAAGATATGTACAAGactataaatatagatatagCTAGTGTAGTAAAGACATCtattgtaataaaatttaataaggaCGTTTTGTTttgaagaaataaaataatgtgactAGATTATTCAGAGTTTCTAATCATAATTATTAAAGGAACATTCTATTGTAAACGTaatggagaaaaaaaaaagtaactacACACATTtatgtttagaaaaaaaaaaatatcccaaCTACTACACTTTTGATGGTATTTGAAGTCATTTAGTGACATGTTTTAAAACCAAGCCATGgcctaaataaataatatttatccaaGC includes:
- the LOC115699336 gene encoding uncharacterized protein LOC115699336 isoform X1 encodes the protein MAEESITPPIGKKEKLVPHYLRASTGSCHDFCKFGKKHEAEELARYPIPKRLAAKLSASRRSIETAADSSAKRNSTTVKLKNSPGSRTFSPKDGNISNRKALTRSLDSLNVVKTDERKKPSSVKHEAASALPSKPRTHDTPKTMKQKLSASTEKLELSSKKSSTTKAKPKSFSGKNQTSPNLNSVAVKPLSSPESSGRLNGNGETRIGKRTGSTVAPKKGLASPKVSLPNKTSPKKSVVSLNRKQQGSLKKNASPLETNNEVRIAEPTESKNGEVPEKTLYVIKMETEKKTLESNQNETCDAGVESLPYILSLSPKSSPLPECLSSPSSSPLPGGCSSSSPYSSPHEEEEDEKQKQEGDNEEREEDEMESECTISESEDYTFSEDSETESMENSDTLDSNNKMRRSSGLVCEEEDDDKGSKLKFRRGKVVDMHTENDAPRKLKFRRGRVLENQNVTADARRRRFKKREEVDDTNAEAGSEKVVLKHQDVQGKKDAQGLFNNVIEETASKLAETRKSKVKALVGAFETVISLQDKKPSNTAS